The following are encoded together in the Mumia sp. Pv4-285 genome:
- a CDS encoding prephenate dehydratase, which produces MDLDLPRRIAYQGEPGANSHIACADAYPDWEPMACASFEDAFAAVTDGRAGLAMIPIDNTLAGRVADIHHFLPHSGLHIVGEYFLPIHFDLLAVPGATLETITEVHSHVHALGQCRRIIRDLKLSQVIAGDTAGAAREVAEWGDPTKAALAPPLAAQTYGLDTLATTVEDEDHNTTRFVVLSRHPEVPEQGDWPTVTTFVFNVRNIPAALYKALGGFATNGINMTKLESYMVGGTFTATMFLAEVDGHPEDPPLARALEELAFFSTEVQVMGVYPAHPHRFAEA; this is translated from the coding sequence CTGGACCTCGACCTGCCCCGCCGCATCGCCTACCAGGGCGAGCCCGGTGCGAACTCGCACATCGCGTGCGCCGACGCGTACCCCGACTGGGAGCCGATGGCGTGCGCGTCGTTCGAGGACGCCTTCGCCGCGGTGACCGACGGACGCGCGGGCCTGGCGATGATCCCGATCGACAACACCCTCGCGGGACGCGTCGCGGACATCCACCACTTCCTCCCCCACTCCGGGCTGCACATCGTCGGCGAGTACTTCCTCCCGATCCACTTCGACCTCCTCGCGGTCCCCGGCGCCACGCTGGAGACGATCACCGAGGTCCACAGCCACGTCCACGCCCTCGGCCAGTGCCGGCGGATCATCCGCGACCTCAAGCTCTCGCAGGTGATCGCCGGCGACACCGCCGGGGCCGCACGCGAGGTCGCGGAGTGGGGCGACCCGACCAAGGCCGCGCTCGCTCCCCCGCTGGCCGCGCAGACCTACGGCCTCGACACGCTCGCGACCACCGTCGAGGACGAGGACCACAACACCACCCGTTTCGTGGTGCTGTCCCGTCACCCGGAGGTCCCGGAGCAGGGCGACTGGCCGACGGTGACGACGTTCGTCTTCAACGTGCGCAACATCCCTGCCGCGCTCTACAAGGCGCTCGGAGGCTTCGCGACGAACGGGATCAACATGACGAAGCTCGAGAGCTACATGGTCGGCGGGACCTTTACGGCGACGATGTTCCTCGCCGAGGTCGACGGCCACCCCGAGGACCCACCGCTCGCGCGTGCGCTGGAGGAGCTGGCGTTCTTCTCGACCGAGGTCCAGGTCATGGGTGTGTATCCGGCGCACCCGCACCGGTTCGCTGAGGCGTGA
- the trxA gene encoding thioredoxin: MATTALTADTFMDTISGDGIVLVDFWASWCGPCRQFAPVFEAAAEKHEDISFTKVDTEAEQDLAGALQITSIPTLLAFRDGILLFNQPGALPAQALDQVIDAVREVDMDEVRSEVSKQQAEEGASPA, from the coding sequence ATGGCAACCACTGCCCTGACCGCCGACACCTTCATGGACACCATCTCCGGCGACGGCATCGTGCTGGTGGACTTCTGGGCCTCCTGGTGCGGCCCGTGCCGCCAGTTCGCGCCGGTCTTCGAGGCCGCTGCCGAGAAGCACGAGGACATCAGCTTCACCAAGGTGGACACCGAGGCCGAGCAGGACCTCGCCGGAGCGCTGCAGATCACCTCGATCCCCACGCTACTGGCGTTCCGCGACGGCATCCTCCTCTTCAACCAGCCCGGTGCGCTGCCGGCGCAGGCGCTCGACCAGGTGATCGACGCCGTACGCGAGGTCGACATGGACGAGGTTCGTTCCGAGGTCTCGAAGCAGCAGGCCGAGGAGGGCGCTTCCCCGGCCTGA
- a CDS encoding PadR family transcriptional regulator — MASALSPLALAAIGLLVERPMHPYEMFQLLLERRDGHLMKVRAGSLYHAVERLHRDGLVDVVGTDRAGNRPERTTYALTDDGRAALHASVTEMLRTPVNEFPRFPIALSEAHNLPLDEALDLFEHRRTALDAEIADLRTIIDAARGSAVDEAYWFVADYRRAVLAAERDWLDRLIDRLRTKDLTWPHLT; from the coding sequence ATGGCGTCAGCGCTGTCGCCCCTCGCGCTCGCCGCGATCGGGCTGCTCGTGGAGCGCCCGATGCACCCGTACGAGATGTTCCAGCTGCTCCTCGAGCGTCGCGACGGTCACCTGATGAAGGTTCGCGCCGGCTCCCTCTACCACGCCGTCGAGCGCCTCCACCGCGACGGACTCGTCGACGTCGTCGGCACCGACCGTGCCGGCAACCGCCCCGAGCGCACGACGTACGCCCTCACCGACGACGGGCGTGCAGCGCTCCACGCGTCGGTCACCGAGATGCTGCGGACACCGGTCAACGAGTTCCCCCGGTTCCCGATCGCACTCAGCGAGGCGCACAACCTCCCGCTCGACGAGGCCCTCGACCTGTTCGAACATCGACGTACGGCGCTCGACGCCGAGATCGCCGACCTCCGCACGATCATCGACGCGGCCCGCGGAAGCGCCGTCGACGAGGCCTACTGGTTCGTCGCCGACTACCGCCGTGCCGTGCTCGCCGCCGAGCGCGACTGGCTCGACCGGCTGATCGACCGTCTCCGAACGAAGGACCTGACATGGCCGCACCTGACGTGA
- a CDS encoding DHA2 family efflux MFS transporter permease subunit: MAAPDVTTSTARSPWPALWALVIGFFMILVDTTIVSVAMPSIMETFDAGVSAVVWVTSAYLLAYAVPLLITGRLGDRIGPKRVYVAGLVLFTTASLWCGLTGTIEQLIVARVFQGFGASLMTPQTMAVITRTFPADKRGRAMSLWGATAGVAMMVGPILGGVLVDSLGWEWIFFINIPVGIVGLVMAIRLVPNLPTLSHRFDLVGVALSAIGLFLLVFGIQEGETYDWGTITGFVTVWGIIIAGLLVLAAFVVWQAVNRAEPLVPLSLFKDRNFSLSSVAISTIGFAVTAMSLPLMLWAQAVRDWSPTQSGMLLLPMAVIAAGLSPWVGGLTDRIHPRIIAGAGILSFVVALIWLSFALTPDAPVWTVLLPIALLGVANGSMWSPVASTATRNLPMSSAGAGAGVYNTMRQVGGVLGSAAIAALMQARILAELPTGSAGVSAGAIGALPEAARDGFSTAMAQSLLLPAAVLVVGLVAVLLYQRPSHIAAPRSAERSASTTAA; this comes from the coding sequence ATGGCCGCACCTGACGTGACCACCTCGACGGCACGCAGCCCGTGGCCCGCGCTCTGGGCGCTGGTCATCGGATTCTTCATGATCCTGGTCGACACGACGATCGTCTCCGTCGCGATGCCCTCGATCATGGAGACCTTCGACGCCGGCGTCTCGGCCGTCGTCTGGGTCACCTCCGCCTACCTCCTGGCGTACGCCGTGCCGCTGCTGATCACGGGGCGCCTCGGCGACCGGATCGGGCCGAAGCGCGTGTACGTCGCGGGGCTGGTCCTCTTCACGACCGCTTCGCTGTGGTGCGGCCTCACCGGCACGATCGAGCAGCTGATCGTGGCCCGTGTCTTCCAGGGCTTCGGCGCCTCACTCATGACGCCGCAGACGATGGCCGTCATCACCCGCACGTTCCCCGCGGACAAGCGCGGGCGCGCGATGAGCCTGTGGGGCGCCACCGCCGGGGTCGCCATGATGGTCGGCCCGATCCTCGGCGGCGTGCTGGTCGACTCGCTCGGATGGGAGTGGATCTTCTTCATCAACATCCCGGTCGGCATCGTCGGCCTGGTGATGGCGATCCGCCTCGTCCCGAACCTCCCCACGCTCTCGCACCGCTTCGACCTCGTCGGCGTCGCACTGAGCGCGATCGGGCTCTTCCTGCTCGTCTTCGGCATCCAGGAGGGCGAGACGTACGACTGGGGGACGATCACGGGCTTCGTCACCGTGTGGGGCATCATCATCGCCGGCCTGCTCGTCCTCGCGGCCTTCGTCGTCTGGCAGGCCGTCAACCGTGCGGAGCCGCTGGTGCCGTTGAGCCTGTTCAAGGACCGCAACTTCTCGCTGTCGAGCGTGGCCATCAGCACCATCGGGTTCGCCGTCACGGCGATGTCGCTGCCGCTCATGCTGTGGGCACAGGCCGTACGCGACTGGTCGCCGACCCAGTCCGGCATGCTCCTCCTGCCGATGGCGGTCATCGCCGCAGGTCTGTCTCCCTGGGTCGGCGGGCTCACCGACCGGATCCACCCGCGGATCATCGCCGGGGCGGGGATCTTGTCGTTCGTGGTGGCTCTGATCTGGCTGTCCTTCGCGCTCACCCCTGACGCGCCGGTGTGGACCGTGCTGCTCCCGATCGCCCTGCTCGGCGTCGCGAACGGCTCGATGTGGTCACCCGTGGCGTCCACGGCGACCCGAAACCTGCCGATGAGCAGTGCCGGCGCCGGTGCGGGCGTCTACAACACGATGCGCCAGGTCGGCGGTGTTCTCGGGAGCGCGGCGATCGCGGCGCTGATGCAGGCACGGATCCTCGCGGAGCTGCCGACGGGATCGGCAGGCGTGTCCGCCGGGGCGATCGGCGCCCTTCCCGAGGCCGCGCGGGACGGATTCAGCACGGCGATGGCGCAGTCGCTGCTGCTGCCGGCTGCGGTCCTGGTCGTCGGGCTGGTCGCGGTGCTCCTCTACCAGCGCCCGTCGCACATCGCCGCCCCGCGGAGCGCCGAGCGGTCGGCGTCGACGACCGCCGCCTGA
- the purU gene encoding formyltetrahydrofolate deformylase yields MPAASTYVLTLTCPDRPGLVHAISSWIVDRGGNILDAQQFTDAVVGQFFLRVHFESVGDAYEVESLRTGFTGVAERFVMAWNLAVAEAPCRTLVMVSKEGHCLNDLLFRQSIGALNIEIGAVVSNHTALERLARSYDVPFHHVPVTADTKAEAEGRMFELVDELEIDLVVLARYMQILSDDACRRLEGRAINIHHSFLPSFKGARPYHQAYARGVKLIGATAHYVTADLDEGPIVDQDVTRVGHHQDPTALVQAGRDVETRVLSRAVGLHAEQRVLLNGTRTVVFA; encoded by the coding sequence ATGCCTGCCGCCTCGACGTACGTCCTGACCCTCACGTGCCCGGACCGCCCCGGCCTGGTGCACGCGATCTCGTCCTGGATCGTCGACCGCGGCGGCAACATCCTCGACGCGCAGCAGTTCACGGACGCGGTCGTCGGCCAGTTCTTCCTGCGTGTGCACTTCGAGAGCGTCGGAGACGCGTACGAGGTGGAGAGTCTGCGCACAGGGTTCACGGGCGTCGCCGAGCGCTTCGTGATGGCGTGGAACCTCGCGGTCGCCGAGGCGCCGTGCCGCACGCTGGTGATGGTGTCGAAGGAAGGCCACTGCCTCAACGACCTGCTGTTCCGGCAGAGCATCGGTGCGCTCAACATCGAGATCGGCGCCGTGGTCTCGAACCACACCGCGCTCGAGCGCCTGGCGCGGTCGTACGACGTGCCGTTCCACCACGTGCCGGTCACCGCCGACACGAAGGCCGAGGCCGAGGGACGCATGTTCGAGCTCGTCGACGAGCTCGAGATCGATCTGGTCGTGCTGGCGCGCTACATGCAGATCCTGTCCGACGACGCGTGCCGTCGGCTCGAGGGGCGTGCGATCAACATCCACCACAGCTTCCTGCCGAGCTTCAAGGGCGCCAGGCCGTACCACCAGGCGTACGCCCGCGGCGTGAAGCTGATCGGCGCGACGGCCCACTACGTGACGGCCGATCTCGACGAAGGGCCCATCGTGGACCAGGATGTCACCCGCGTCGGCCACCACCAGGACCCCACCGCACTCGTCCAGGCGGGTCGCGACGTCGAGACGCGAGTGCTCTCCCGGGCGGTCGGTCTTCACGCCGAGCAGCGCGTCCTCCTCAACGGCACTCGGACGGTCGTCTTCGCCTAA
- a CDS encoding sulfate ABC transporter substrate-binding protein, protein MSTRTKATRLTAATVALAAALGLSACGGADADSSSTTLSLVGFAVPKAGNNAAQKEFAKTDDGKGVVWKESYGASGDQSRAVAGGLKADYVHFSLTPDVTRLVEAKLVDDTWDDGEHKGIVTDSVVVLVVREGNPKNIQTWDDLVKPGVSIVTPNPGSSGSARWNILAGWQQAADEGGDAAGTDYLTKFFKNVAALPGSGRDATAAFQAGTGDVLISYENEAILARQQGEKFDYVVPDETLLIENPAAVLKDADPKAEAFLEYVVSDEGQEQYVSKGFRPISDSVEVGEVEGANDPSDPFPTPTKLFTIDGDLGGWDAINTKFFDENNGIITKIQQETGKS, encoded by the coding sequence ATGTCCACTCGAACGAAGGCCACCCGCCTCACGGCTGCAACCGTCGCGCTCGCCGCCGCGCTGGGGCTGTCGGCGTGCGGCGGGGCCGACGCCGACAGCTCGAGCACGACGCTGTCGCTGGTGGGCTTCGCGGTCCCGAAGGCCGGCAACAACGCCGCCCAGAAGGAGTTCGCGAAGACCGACGACGGCAAGGGCGTCGTCTGGAAGGAGTCGTACGGCGCGTCCGGCGACCAGAGCCGCGCCGTCGCCGGCGGGCTGAAGGCCGACTACGTCCACTTCTCGCTCACCCCCGACGTGACGCGCCTCGTCGAGGCGAAGCTGGTCGACGACACCTGGGACGACGGCGAGCACAAGGGCATCGTCACCGACTCGGTCGTCGTTCTCGTGGTCCGCGAGGGCAACCCGAAGAACATCCAGACCTGGGACGACCTCGTGAAGCCCGGCGTCTCGATCGTCACGCCCAACCCGGGCTCGTCGGGCTCGGCGCGCTGGAACATCCTCGCCGGATGGCAGCAGGCCGCCGACGAGGGTGGCGACGCCGCCGGAACGGACTACCTGACGAAGTTCTTCAAGAACGTCGCCGCGCTCCCGGGGTCGGGACGTGACGCCACCGCCGCCTTCCAGGCCGGCACCGGAGACGTCCTCATCTCGTACGAGAACGAGGCGATCCTGGCTCGCCAGCAGGGCGAGAAGTTCGACTACGTCGTCCCCGACGAGACGCTGCTGATCGAGAACCCGGCCGCCGTCCTCAAGGACGCCGACCCCAAGGCCGAGGCCTTCCTCGAGTACGTCGTGAGCGACGAGGGCCAGGAGCAGTACGTCTCCAAGGGCTTCCGCCCGATCAGCGACTCCGTCGAGGTCGGCGAGGTCGAGGGTGCGAACGACCCGTCCGACCCGTTCCCGACCCCGACCAAGCTCTTCACCATCGACGGCGACCTCGGCGGGTGGGACGCGATCAACACGAAGTTCTTCGACGAGAACAACGGCATCATCACGAAGATCCAGCAGGAGACGGGCAAGTCGTGA